One Setaria italica strain Yugu1 chromosome I, Setaria_italica_v2.0, whole genome shotgun sequence DNA window includes the following coding sequences:
- the LOC101774897 gene encoding uncharacterized protein LOC101774897, which translates to MDSGSDSDSAPEELTAVQGVEKHEKISKVEKDSAIRVTREGKERRKRWAQRRTSSKPDNPAPEEIEDQGTNQREENEETHTMPGMLPSSVIEMLAAREKQTFSSDSEEENVKQKVQKKKKRTETSGPETILLKDVRSTQHVKNALDFLEQRKNQVPRSNAVLKNANKALRLLSSKGNFLS; encoded by the exons ATGGACAGCGGAAGCGATTCCGACAGCGCCCCGGAGGAACTCACCGCCGTCCAG GGTGTTGAGAAGCACGAAAAGATCAGTAAAGTTGAGAAGGACAGTGCCATCAG AGTAACACGGGAGGGAAAGGAGCGGAGAAAACGTTGGGCCCAACGGAGAACATCCTCTAAACCAGATAACCCCGCGCCAGAGGAAATAGAAGATCAAGGTACCAACCAGCGTGAGGAGAATGAGGAGACACATACTATGCCTGGCATGCTCCCCAGTAGTGTAATTGAAATGCTAGCAGCTCGTGAGAA GCAAACCTTCTCATCTGACTCTGAGGAAGAAAATGTAAAGCAGAAGGttcagaaaaagaagaagagaacagAAACTTCTGG GCCTGAAACTATTTTGTTGAAGGATGTCCGGTCAACTCAACACGTGAAGAATGCCCTTGATTTCTTGGAGCAAAGGAAGAACCAGGTGCCAAGATCGAATGCAGTTTTGAAGAATGCCAATAAGGCTTTGCGTCTCCTTTCTTCGAAAGgtaactttctaagttaa